In Amia ocellicauda isolate fAmiCal2 chromosome 7, fAmiCal2.hap1, whole genome shotgun sequence, one genomic interval encodes:
- the LOC136754149 gene encoding extracellular calcium-sensing receptor-like produces MCRLQGRADLPTFSKNGDILIGGLFSLKPRMVSTMNNFTSMPKPTECNGIHFREFQHAQTMIFTIEEINNSTDVLPNVTLGYRIHSVCSNILSTLRSAFNLVNGQEEGNLSENSCTKPPNVHAIIGQPDSSVTIGTATSLGPFNMPLISHLSTCACLSNRRRFPSFFRTIPSDYYQSRALAQLVRHFGWTWVGAIRSDNDYGNSGMATFVQVAQEEGVCIEYSEALSRTDPLEKIHNVIQVIKKSTSKVVVGFLAQGEMLVLLQEMTLQNVTGLQWIGSESWITARNLASYESYEVLGGAIGFAIVNTKIRGLNDFLLSDFWETVFSCSLTNHDKETKTIPCTGMENLREVNNQYTDVSELRIPHNVYKAVYAVAHALHDLLSCKYGEDFFINRTCSNNLEIAPWQVLHYLKNINFKSKTGEQVSFDSNGDPAARYELVNWQLNNDENIDFVVVGHYDASLPRETRFTMNNVRIVWTGNQNQVPVSVCSESCPPGTRKAVQKGRPVCCFDCVPCAEGQISNQTDSIDCAKCPLDYWSNKERDQCISKNVEFLSYGEIMGIMLIIFALLGAFLAVVIAIVLFYFRDTPIVRANNSELSFLLLFSLTLCFLCSLTFIGQPSEWSCMLRHTAFGITFVLCISCVLGKTIVVLMAFRATLPGNNIMKWFGPTQQRLSIFAFTFIQALICTLWLILSPPFPNRNMKYYKDRIILECDLGSAGAFWAVLGYIGFLSAMCFVLAFLARNLPDNFNEAKFITFSMLIFCAVWTTFIPVYISSPGKFTVAVEIFAILSSSFGLLFCIFLPKFYIILLKPEMNTKKHLMGKTPSKSL; encoded by the exons ATGTGTAGACTACAAGGCAGAGCAGACCTGCCCACATTTTCAAAGAATGGGGACATATTAATTGgaggtttattttcattaaaaccaAGAATGGTTAGTACAATGAACAACTTCACAAGTATGCCAAAACCTACAGAATGCAACGG GATACATTTCAGAGAATTTCAGCATGCCCAGACCATGATTTTCACCATAGAGGAAATAAACAACAGTACAGATGTTCTCCCCAATGTTACCTTGGGCTACaggatccacagtgtgtgttcaAATATACTATCAACATTGAGGAGTGCTTTTAATTTAGTGAACGGCCAGGAGGAAGGAAATCTCTCTGAAAACTCCTGCACCAAACCACCTAACGTCCATGCAATTATAGGACAACCAGACTCATCTGTAACAATAGGAACTGCAACATCTCTCGGACCTTTCAATATGCCATTG ATTAGTCACCTTTCTACCTGTGCGTGTCTGAGTAACAGAAGAAGATTTCCCTCATTCTTCAGAACCATCCCCAGTGACTATTACCAAAGCAGAGCCCTGGCACAGCTTGTCAGGCACTTTGGATGGACCTGGGTTGGGGCCATTAGAAGTGATAATGATTATGGCAACAGTGGGATGGCAACCTTTGTGCAAGTTGCTCAAGAGGAAGGAGTTTGTATTGAGTATTCAGAGGCCCTATCCAGAACAGATCCACTAGAGAAAATTCACAATGTTATTCAAGTTATAAAAAAATCTACATCCAAGGTAGTTGTGGGTTTCCTGGCTCAAGGAGAAATGTTAGTTTTGCTGCAGGAAATGACCCTGCAGAATGTTACTGGTTTGCAATGGATTGGCAGTGAATCTTGGATTACTGCCAGAAACCTTGCAAGTTATGAAAGTTATGAAGTTCTAGGAGGTGCAATTGGATTTGCAATTGTGAACACCAAAATAAGAGGTTTAAATGATTTTTTACTAAGT GATTTTTGGGAAACAGTTTTTAGCTGTAGTCTGACAAACCATgacaaggaaacaaaaacaattccttgtACAGGGATGGAGAACTTAAGAGAAGTGAATAATCAGTACACTGATGTGTCTGAGCTCAGAATCCCTCATAATGTTTATAAAGCAGTGTATGCAGTGGCGCATGCTCTTCATGATCTTCTCAGCTGTAAATATGGGGAAGATTTCTTTATAAATAGAACCTGTTCAAACAACTTGGAAATTGCACCTTGGCAG GTGCTTCATTACctgaaaaacattaatttcaaatCTAAAACTGGGGAACAGGTGTCTTTTGATAGCAATGGGGATCCAGCAGCAAGATATGAATTAGTTAACTGGCAACTAAATAACGACGAGAACATtgactttgttgttgttggacaTTATGATGCATCTTTACCAAGGGAAACACGTTTTACAATGAACAACGTGAGAATTGTCTGGACAGGCAACCAGAATCAG gtgccagtgtcagtgtgcagtgagagCTGTCCCCCAGGCACTCGCAAAGCTGTTCAGAAGGGAAGGCCtgtctgctgctttgactgtGTACCATGTGCTGAAGGACAGATCAGCAACCAAACAG attcCATTGACTGTGCTAAGTGCCCTCTGGATTACTGGTCCAATAAAGAGAGAGACCAGTGCATATCAAAGAATGTTGAATTCTTGTCTTATGGAGAAATCATGGGAATAATGCTGATTATATTTGCTTTACTTGGAGCATTCTTAGCTGTAGTTATAgcaatagttttattttattttagagatACACCCATTGTTAGAGCCAAtaactctgagctcagtttcctcctgctcttctcattaactctgtgtttcctttgctcacttactttcattggccagccctctgagtggtcctgtatgttgcgccacacagcatttggcatcacatttgtcctgtgcatctcttgtgttctggggaaaacaatagtggtgttaatggccttcagggctacactgccaggcaataatattatgaaatggtttgggcccacacagcagaggttaagCATTTTTGCTTTCACTTTCATTCAGGCCTTAATATGCACCCTGTGGTTGATTCTATCTCCCCCTTTTCCAAATCGAAATATGAAATACTATAAAGACAGAATCATTCTGGAGTGTGACCTGGGATCTGCAGGTGCATTCTGggctgtgttagggtatattggattCCTCTCTGCCATGTGCTTTGTGCTGGCTTTTCTGGCTCGAAATCTTCCTGATAACTTCAATGAGgccaaattcatcacattcagcatgctcatattctgtgcagtctggaCAACATTTATTCCTGTTTATATCAGCTCTCCTGGGAAATTTACAGTAGCCGTAGAAATATTTGCCATTTTGTCATCAAGTTTTGGCttgctgttttgtatttttctaccCAAATTTTATATTATACTACTAAAGCCTGAGATGAATACAAAGAAGCATTTAATGGGTAAAACGCCATCAAAATCCCTCTGA
- the LOC136754150 gene encoding extracellular calcium-sensing receptor-like — translation MPEPTECKGIDFRDFQLAQTMIFTIEEINNSTDILPNVTLGYRIHSVCPNILSTVRGAFNLVNGQEEGVLSENSCTKPPNVHAIIGQAASSVTIGTATSLGPFNVPLISHLATCACLSNRKRFPSFFRTIPSDYYQSRALAQLVRHFGWTWVGAISSDNDYGNSGMATFLQVSQEEGICIEYSEAFLSIDPIHKIHRIIKIIRMSTAKVILAFLPKVEMSMLLQEMLLQNVTGVQWIGSESWITARNLANHDSYKILGGAIGFTNVNTKIRGLNDFLLSVHPSNDPHNTFLQDFWETVFSCSLTNHDKEKKTIPCTGMENLREVNNQYTDVSELRIPHNVYKAVYAVAHALHDLLSCKYGEDLFINKTCSNNLEIAPWQVLHYLKNINFKTKTGEQVSFDSNGDPAGRYELVNWQLNKDENIDFVVVGHYDASLPRETRFKMNNMSIVWTGNQNQVPVSVCSESCPPGTRKAVQKGRPVCCFDCVPCAEGQISNQTDSIDCAKCPLEYWSNEERDQCILKDIEFLSYGDIMGILLIIFALLGAFLAIVTAIVFFYFRDTPIVRASNSELSFLLLFSLTLCFLCSLTFIGQPSEWSCMLRHTAFGITFVLCISCVLGKTIVVLMAFRATLPGNNIMKWFGPTQQRLSVIAFTLIQALICSLWLILSPPFPHQNMKYYKDRIILECDLGSAGAFWAVLGYIGFLSAMCFVLAFLARKLPDNFNEAKLITFSMLIFCAVWTTFIPAYISSPGKFTVAVEIFAILASSFGLLFCIFLPKFYIILLKPEMNTKKHLMGKMSSKSI, via the exons ATGCCAGAACCTACAGAATGCAAAGG CATAGATTTCAGAGATTTTCAGCTTGCCCAGACCATGATCTTCACCATAGAGGAAATAAACAACAGTACAGATATTCTCCCCAATGTTACCTTGGGCTACaggatccacagtgtgtgtccAAATATACTATCAACAGTAAGAGGTGCCTTTAATTTAGTGAACGGCCAGGAGGAAGGAGTTCTCTCTGAAAACTCCTGCACCAAACCACCTAACGTCCATGCAATTATAGGACAAGCTGCCTCATCTGTAACAATAGGAACTGCAACATCTCTTGGACCTTTCAATGTGCCATTG ATTAGTCACCTTGCTACCTGTGCATGCTTGAGCAACAGAAAACGATTTCCCTCATTCTTCAGAACCATCCCCAGTGACTATTACCAAAGCAGAGCCCTGGCACAGCTTGTCAGGCACTTTGGATGGACCTGGGTTGGGGCCATTAGTAGTGACAATGATTACGGCAACAGTGGGATGGCAACCTTTCTGCAAGTTTCTCAAGAGGAGGGTATTTGTATTGAGTATTCAGAGGCCTTTTTAAGCATTGATCCAATACACAAAATCCATAGAATTATAAAAATCATTAGAATGTCTACTGCAAAAGTAATACTAGCTTTCTTGCCTAAAGTTGAGATGTCTATGTTATTACAAGAAATGCTGCTTCAAAATGTCACTGGTGTGCAGTGGATAGGCAGTGAATCTTGGATTACTGCCAGAAACCTTGCTAATCATGACAGTTATAAAATTCTTGGTGGCGCAATTGGATTTACAAATGTGAACACCAAAATAAGAGGCTTAAATGATTTTTTACTAAGTGTTCACCCATCTAATGATCCCCATAATACATTTCTGCAGGATTTTTGGGAAACAGTTTTTAGCTGTAGTCTGACAAACCatgacaaggaaaaaaaaacaattccttGCACAGGGATGGAGAACTTAAGAGAAGTGAATAATCAGTACACTGATGTGTCTGAGCTCAGAATCCCTCATAATGTTTATAAAGCAGTGTATGCAGTGGCGCATGCTCTTCATGATCTTCTCAGCTGTAAATATGGGGAAGATCTctttataaataaaacctgttCAAATAACTTGGAAATTGCACCTTGGCAG GTGCTTCATTACctgaaaaacattaatttcaaaACTAAAACCGGCGAACAGGTGTCATTTGACAGCAATGGGGATCCAGCAGGAAGATATGAATTAGTCAACTGGCAACTAAATAAAGATGAGAACATtgactttgttgttgttggacaTTATGATGCATCTTTACCAAGGGAAACACgttttaaaatgaacaacatGAGCATTGTCTGGACAGGCAACCAGAATCAG gtgccagtgtcagtgtgcagtgagagCTGTCCCCCAGGCACTCGCAAAGCTGTTCAGAAGGGAAGGCCtgtctgctgctttgactgtGTACCATGTGCTGAAGGACAGATCAGCAACCAAACAG attcCATTGACTGTGCTAAGTGCCCTCTGGAGTATTGGTCCAATGAAGAGAGAGACCAGTGCATATTAAAGGACATTGAATTTTTGTCTTATGGAGACATCATGGGAATACTGCTAATTATATTTGCATTACTTGGAGCATTCTTAGCTATAGTTACAGCaatagttttcttttattttagaGATACACCCATTGTTAGAGCCAGtaactctgagctcagtttcctcctgctcttctcattaactctgtgtttcctttgctcacttactttcattggccagccctctgagtggtcctgtatgttgcgccacacagcatttggcatcacatttgtcctgtgcatctcttgtgttctggggaaaacaatagtggtgttaatggccttcagggctacactgccaggcaataatattatgaaatggtttgggcccacacagcagaggttaagTGTTATTGCTTTTACATTAATTCAGGCCTTAATATGTAGCCTGTGGTTGATTCTATCCCCCCCTTTTCCACatcaaaatatgaaatactaCAAAGACAGAATCATTCTGGAGTGTGACCTGGGATCTGCAGGTGCATTCTGggctgtgttagggtatattggattCCTCTCTGCCATGTGCTTTGTGCTGGCTTTCCTGGCTCGAAAACTGCCTGATAACTTCAATGAAGccaaattaattacattcagcatgctcatattctgtgcagtctggaCAACATTTATTCCAGCTTATATCAGTTCACCTGGAAAATTTACAGTAGCCGTAGAAATATTTGCCATTTTAGCATCAAGTTTTGGCttgctattttgtatttttctaccCAAATTTTACATTATACTACTAAAACCAGAGATGAATACAAAGAAGCATTTAATGGGTAAAATGTCCTCAAAATCCATCTGA
- the LOC136753935 gene encoding LOW QUALITY PROTEIN: extracellular calcium-sensing receptor-like (The sequence of the model RefSeq protein was modified relative to this genomic sequence to represent the inferred CDS: substituted 1 base at 1 genomic stop codon) — protein MLGLHEKMLRQIEFTLDQLLKRVPPVSRKPPPQQLLQPVLLLTMGSGTGDLSAVLDHGMVGQAWVGYRQIRAMEAGRRRGRGNRRRSGDRANRAGKASAEKPICRLQGRPDLPTFSKNGDILIGGLFSLKPRMVSTMNNFTSLPKPTKCNGIHFREFQHAQTMIFTIEEINNSTDILPNVILGYRIHSVCPDILSTLRSAFNLVNGQEEGNLSENSCTKPPNVHAIIGQADSSVTIGTATSLGPFNVPLISHLATCACLSNRRRFPSFFRTIPSDYYQSRALAQLVKHFGWTWVGAIRSDNDYGNSGMATFVQVAQEEGVCIEYSEAFSSIDPIHKIHRIIKIIRMSTAKVILAFLPQVEMSILLQEMLLQNVTGVQWIGSESWITARNLANHDSYKILGGAIGFTNVNTKIRGLNDFLLSDFWETVFSCSLTNHDKETKTIPCTGMENLREVNNQYTDVSELRIPHNVYKAVYAVAHALHDLLSCKYGEDLFINKTCSNNMEIAPWQVLHYLKNINFKSNTGEQVSFDSNGDPAARYELVNWQLNNNENIDFVVVGHYDASLPRETRFTMNNVSIVWTGNQNQVPVSVCSESCPPGTRKAVQKGMPVCCFDCVPCAEGQISNQTDSIDCAKCPLEYWSNEERDQCISKDIEFLSYGEIMGILLIIFALLXAFLAVVIAIVFFYFRDTPIVRANNSELSFLLLFSLTLCFLCSLTFIGQPSEWSCMLRHTAFGITFVLCISCVLGKTIVVLMAFRATLPGNNIMKWFGPTQQRLSIFAFTFIQALVCTLWLILSPPFPNQNMKYYKDRIILECDVGSAVGFYAVLGYIGFLSAMCFVLAFLARKLPDNFNEAKFITFSMLIFCAVWTTFIPVYISSPGKFTVAVEIFAILASSFGLLFCIFLPKFYIILLKPEINTKKHLMGKMPSKSL, from the exons gggctcgggaacaggggacctaagtgcagtgctggatcacgggatggtcggacaggcatgggtcgggtaccggcagatcagggcaatggaggctgggcgaagacgtggtcgtgggAACAGGCGAAGGTCAGGCGATCGGGCGAACAGAGCAGGCAAAG CATCAGCAGAGAAGCCAATTTGTAGACTACAAGGCAGACCAGACCTGCCCACATTTTCAAAGAATGGGGACATTTTAATCGgaggtttattttcattaaaaccaAGAATGGTTAGTACAATGAACAACTTCACAAGTTTGCCAAAACCTACAAAATGCAACGG GATACATTTCAGAGAATTTCAACATGCCCAGACCATGATTTTCACCATAGAGGAAATAAACAACAGTACAGATATTCTCCCCAATGTCATCTTGGGCTATAGGATCCACAGCGTGTGTCCAGATATACTATCAACATTGAGGAGTGCTTTTAATTTAGTGAACGGCCAGGAGGAAGGAAATCTCTCTGAAAACTCCTGCACCAAACCACCTAACGTCCATGCAATTATAGGACAAGCAGACTCATCTGTAACAATAGGAACTGCAACATCTCTCGGACCTTTCAATGTGCCATTG ATTAGTCACCTTGCTACCTGTGCATGCCTGAGCAACAGAAGAAGATTTCCCTCATTCTTCAGAACCATCCCCAGTGACTATTACCAAAGCAGAGCCCTGGCACAGCTTGTCAAGCACTTTGGATGGACCTGGGTTGGGGCCATTAGGAGTGATAATGATTATGGCAACAGTGGGATGGCAACCTTTGTGCAAGTTGCTCAAGAGGAAGGAGTTTGTATTGAATATTCAGAGGCATTTTCAAGCATTGATCCAATACACAAAATTCATAGAATTATAAAAATCATTAGAATGTCTACTGCAAAAGTCATACTAGCTTTCCTGCCTCAAGTTGAGATGTCTATCTTATTACAAGAAATGCTGCTTCAAAATGTCACTGGTGTGCAGTGGATAGGCAGTGAATCTTGGATAACTGCCAGAAACCTTGCTAATCATGACAGTTATAAAATTCTTGGTGGCGCAATTGGATTTACAAATGTGAACACCAAAATAAGAGGTTTAAATGATTTTTTACTAAGT GATTTTTGGgaaacagttttcagctgtagtCTGACAAACCATgacaaggaaacaaaaacaattccttgtACAGGGATGGAGAACTTAAGAGAAGTGAATAATCAGTACACTGATGTGTCTGAGCTCAGAATCCCTCATAATGTTTATAAAGCAGTGTACGCAGTGGCGCATGCTCTTCATGATCTTCTCAGCTGTAAATATGGGGAAGATCTctttataaataaaacctgttCAAACAACATGGAAATTGCACCTTGGCAG GTGCTTCATTACctgaaaaacattaatttcaaatCTAACACTGGGGAACAGGTGTCTTTTGATAGCAATGGGGATCCAGCAGCAAGATATGAATTAGTTAACTGGCAACTAAATAACAACGAGAACATtgactttgttgttgttggacaTTATGATGCATCTTTACCAAGGGAAACACGTTTTACAATGAACAACGTGAGCATTGTCTGGACAGGCAACCAGAATCAG gtgccagtgtcagtgtgcagtgagagCTGTCCCCCAGGCACTCGCAAAGCTGTTCAGAAGGGAATGCCtgtctgctgctttgactgtGTACCATGTGCTGAAGGACAGATCAGCAACCAAACag attcCATTGACTGTGCTAAGTGCCCTCTGGAGTACTGGTCCAATGAAGAGAGAGACCAGTGCATATCAAAGGACATTGAATTCTTGTCTTATGGAGAAATCATGGGAATACTGCTGATTATATTTGCATTACTTTGAGCATTCTTAGCTGTAGTTATAGCaatagttttcttttattttagaGATACACCCATTGTTAGAGCCAAtaactctgagctcagtttcctcctgctcttctcattaactctgtgtttcctttgctcacttactttcattggccagccctctgagtggtcctgtatgttgcgccacacagcatttggcatcacatttgtcctgtgcatctcttgtgttctggggaaaacaatagtggtgttaatggctttcagggctacactgccaggcaataatattatgaaatggtttgggcccacacagcagaggttaagCATTTTTGCTTTCACTTTCATTCAGGCCTTAGTATGCACCCTGTGGTTGATTCTATCTCCCCCTTTTCCaaatcaaaatatgaaatactaTAAAGACAGAATCATTCTAGAGTGTGATGTAGGATCAGCAGTGGGGTTTTAtgctgtgttagggtatattggattcctctctgccatgtgttttgtgttggcTTTCCTGGCTCGAAAACTGCCTGATAACTtcaatgaagccaaattcatcacattcagcatgctcatattctgtgcagtctggaCAACATTTATTCCTGTTTACATCAGCTCTCCTGGGAAATTTACAGTAGCCGTAGAAATATTTGCCATTTTAGCATCAAGTTttggtttgttattttgtatttttctaccCAAATTTTATATTATACTACTAAAGCCCGAGATTAATACAAAGAAGCATTTAATGGGTAAAATGCCATCAAAATCCCTCTga